The window CGGTTCCGACACTTTCTGGCCCGGTTGTTTTTCATTGAACCTGTCTGGCAGGCTCATGCGCGGGAGGAGATGAACGCTCTCGCCGGAATCATCGAACAACGATATCTGGCGGTGTAACCATTCTCGGGAGGAGCCGATGATTGTCTGCGGACTAGCGGCATGGATTGACCGGACCAGGATCAGTCGATAATCCTGATGGCGGTGAATTCGGCGGGGAATCCAGGGCCAATGGCTTTCCTGCTGATCGTTCCTTCAAGGGTGAGGGTTTTGCCCTGGAATTCACCGGCCAGTTTCCCGGCCAGCGGGCCGACAATTTTGTATTCAACCCGGTTTTCGTCTTTGATGCTGATATGGGTGAATGGTTCATGGCCAATCAGCGCCACTTTTCCTGAAATCCTCTGCAGCTCCTGGTTGCAGCCGACCACCGGCAGCAGGAGCAGCGCCAGAAACAGAATGATATTTCGCCGGCCTGATTTTTTCATTTCACCAAAACCGTAAACTTCATCCCCTGTTTGAGATCTATCAGAGTGTTGATCGTGCCTGTAAGATTGGTCCCCAGCCGATAAAACATGTTTGATGTTTTGTAGGTGCCGGCATTAGCGTCCGATGGCGGGAGAGTTGTATATATCCGGGGACCGGACTGAACGGAGACTCCATCGTGGAACACATAATTATACAAGTTGATTGAGCCCAGTTCATAGGAGATGGAGCCGATAGCGGATGTCGTGAACCCACCGGTATTGAATCGATACCCTGCCGGGACTTCCGAGGCATTGGCGTTGTGTGACAAGAGAGAGGCGATCCCCCATTTTTTCAGGGCGGAAGTAAAGGTCTCGCCGGGAAATCCGGTGGCGTCCAGGGCGGAGTCGACGGCGGTGTAATCTCCCGAAGCGTTCTGAACAATATTTCTAAAGAGTGGAGCGCCTCCGAAGTTGCGAGCAAGAAAGGCTCCGAACGAGTAGGTGATGGCATAACTGTTCAGAACATTGTCATCTCCGGTATTGGAACTGGAGCCGGTCAGCCACTGGGATACCGGAAGATAGTTGAATCTGTTGGAACGCGGTAAACGACCGGAAGTGTTGAAAGTCGCCCCTGCCGTTCCATCGGCGTAAGAAACTCCGCGAGGGCCATCGATCCGGAGTTTGCCGGAGAGGAGGTCTTCGGCGACCAGTGAACACATTTCGTTGAGCCAGACTTCTGTGCCGGTGCCCCGAAGAACATATTTTTGATAAAAGTGGACCATGTGCTGAAACTCATGGCTGAGAGCGCTGAGAATCATCTCCGGCCAGTGATCTGAAATCTCCCAGGAGACACCCTCCTCCGTGGCAAAGAGCACTGAATCCAGGTAGAACATAATCCGTTCATTTGAGCCTGGAAGGGATGATTGGAGGAAATTGTCTTTGGCATAGAAATAGCCGAGATACCCCCCATTCGTTGAATTGTCGTTTTCGAGGTCAAAGAGGAGAATCGTAATATTGTTGTCGGCGGTGATCAGATTGGGGGAGGTGTGGGCCCCCCACTCGGCGCCGAAGATATTGGTCAGCCATTCGTAGACATCGTTGCTTTCTCCGGCCAACAGGAATTTGTCGGCAAGAATATCGATTTTGGCCTGGTCAATACACTTTGTTCTAGAGCACCCGGCATCCCAGGAATTGTCGGCCACCCAGATGTTGAGAGTTTTACCGTTGGCGGTAACCACTTTCCGGCAGGTTGCAACAGTGGTGGTGGCGGTGTTGTTTTCAGGATAGAAAGTCGTGGTGTCACCTTCGGTATCACTCACCAGGCGCATCGGTTCCGGCAGGGCGGAAAGCAATGAGAAACTGGGCGCGGGTTGCACAACTTCTCTTGAATAGAGTTGCGGGTTGGAGTTGAAGAGCGAAATATCCGGACGGCCCATCAGGCCGATGCCATTTTGGTCTGCTTCAATGTCTGTGGGTTCAGAGAGGCTGCTGAGGGCGAGGGAGTGCTCAAAAGGAGGCTTGATGTTTGCAGAAAGGGTTGGCGGAGCGCTTGCGTTATTCAGGGATTCGTTGGTGAAGACAAAATCAACATCCTTGGGGGTGCTTCCCAGATCAAGGGTATAGGAAACAAGGGTGTCTCCGTTGTCGGTGGCAGGGGTGATTACGTGGGTAATGTCGTAGATCCCGCTGACAGAAGGGGCCGGCGCAGGGGGTGAATCTCCGCCGCCTCCGTTGCAGCCTGTGATACCTAGAAGCAGGACTGCAATCGGAAGCAGAGACGCGAATGATTGCCTGATTACGGCGTGCATATTGTTCCGTGTTGTCAGAGTTGATACAGGCGATGATGAATCCATCTTACCTGTTTTGATTCACTGACTGAAACAATAATGCTTCGTGATCAAAAAACTATACACCCATGAGGATATTTGTCTCGATGACTCGTAGACTCGCTTTCGCCCAGGGGCATAAGTTTCGTATAAGCAGGCACGCTGCTTAACTTAGCTAATCGGTACAAGCAGACAAGCTGCCCAACCAAGCTACACCCTGTTCGGCACCGCCCTCTTTCTCAAGCGGATTGATTTAGGGGTGACTTCGACCAGTTCGTCGTCGTTGATATAGGCGATGCAGTCTTCAAGGCTCATGTTCACCGGCGGGGTCAGGACGACATTTTCGTCCGAACCGGATGCGCGCATGTTGGTGAGTTTCTTGCCCTTGGCGGGGTTGACGACCATGTCCTCCTTTCTGGCATTTTCACCGATGATCTGGCCTTTGTAGACCTTCTCGCCCGCGCCGAGAAACAGGCGGCCGCGATCCTGGAGGTTGAAGAGAGCATAGGCTACGGTGGTGCATTCCTCCATAACAATCAGGGCACCGTTGACCCGGTTGACGATCTCTCCGGCGTGGGGGCCGTATTGATCAAAAACGTAATTCATCATCCCCATCCCCTTGGTGTCGGTCATGAACTGGGAGCGGAAACCGAGAAGGCCCCTGGTGGGGATCTTGTAGACGAGCCTGACCATGCTGCGCTCCATGTCCATTTCAAGCATCTGCCCTTTGAGCTTGCCCAGCTTTTCAATCACCGCCCCCTTGAATTCGTCGTCCACATCAATGGTGAGCTCTTCGTAGGGTTCCAGGGTCCGGCCGTTCTCGACCTTCATGATCACCTGGGGTCTGGTCACCTGGAATTCAAAGTTTTCCCGGCGCATCTTTTCAATCAGGATCGACAGATGAAGTTCGCCGCGGCCGGAAACCCTGTACCCGGTGGAATCGGTGAGGGGTTCGACCCTTAGGGCAACGTCGGCCAGAATCTCCCGCTGCAGACGGTCGTGAAGATGCCTGGAGGTGACATACTTTCCTTCCCTCCCGGCAAAAGGAGAATCGTTGGGGATAAAATTCATCGAGATCGTTGGTGGATCGATCTCGATCAGCGGCAACGGCATCGGATTCTCCGGATCGGTGAAGGTGACGCCGACCGTGATGTCCTCCAGACCCGCGACGGCGACGATCTCGCCGGTTTCCGCCTTATTGACCGGGACTTTCTGGTCGGACTCAAAACGAAAAATCTTGGTGATCCGGACCGGAGACAGGGTCCCGTCACGCCGTGCACAAACGATGTTTTCGTTAATTCGCAGGGTGCCGTTCACGACCTTGCCGATCCCGAGACGGCCCAGATACTGGGAGTAATCGAGAGTGTTGACCTGCATCTGCAGAGGGTTGTCCGGAGAGCCGGAAGGGGCCGGGGTGTGGTCGAGAATCATCTGGCAGACCGGTTCCATGCTGTCGCCTCTGATTGCCGGGTCGTAGGTGGCATAGCCCTCTTTGGCAGAGGCATAGACGATCGGGAAGTCGAGAAGTTCGTCCGGCGCTTCCAGTTTGACGAACAGGTCAAAAACCTGGTCGACCACCCATGCGCAACGGGCGGCCGGTTTGTCGATCTTGTTGATGACTACGATAATCGGCAGCTTGGCGCCCAGGGCTTTTTTGAGAACAAAATAGGTCTGGGGCATCGGGCCTTCCTGGGCATCGACCAGCAGCAGGCAGCCGTCGGCCATCCGCAGTACCCTTTCAACCTGGCCGCCGAAATCGGCATGGCCGGGGGTGTCGATAATATTAATCCAGTGATCCTTGAAGATGAAGGAGCCGTTTTTTGAGGCGATGGTGATGCCGCGTTCCCGTTCGAGGTCCATGGAGTCCATGAGCCTTTCAGAGATATCCTGATTCTCCCGGAACATGCCGCTGTGTTTGAATAGTTTGTCGACCAGAGTTGTCTTGCCATGGTCGACATGGGCGATGATTGCGACGTTACGAATTTTACTTTGCTGCATAAATTTCAGACCTTTTTCTGCTTTTTGAGCCACCACTTTCTACAGGAAGATTGTGTTCCGGGCGGGGAAATGTTGAGCGAATTCTGAAGGCTCCGCAAGCAAACGAAGCCGTATAAACTGGCCAACTGAGAATCAATGGGTTGCGTTGTTCTGCAGTCCTGCGGCATCTTTTCCGGATATCCGGAGTTGTAACCTGCCCGCAGGATCGGCAAGACCTTTTGAATTTGGAGGGGAGATAATATTGTGAGGAAGGGTTCTCTGCAACAAAAATCTTATTGAAATAGTGTTTTTTTTCTTGACCCGGCAGGTGGTATTTTTTATAGAATCCGGGTAGAGTGGTGTAATGTGGGGTAAAGAGGTTGTAAAAGGATGATTGTGACAGAAGAAAGATTGGTGAAAAATCCGGTCCATCATTTTCGCGGCCGTTCAGATCATACCCTCGACGGGAAAGGGCGGATCAATATCCCGACCCGCTTCAGGGAAGTGCTGCGCCTGCAGTTCAATAATGAGAGGCTCATGGTCTTCCCCTGGCGGAATTGCCTGAAGGCGTATCCGCTTTCAAGATGGGAAGAGCTTGAGTTGAGCCTTCTGGCAACGGGCAAAAAGCACCCGGAAACCATCAAGATGGTACGGTTTATGGTTGGCGGAGTGGTTGAGTGCCCGGTCGATAAACAGGGAAGGATTCTGCTCCCGGCTAAGATGCGAGCGGATTGCGGAATCAGTAAAGAGGTGCTGGTCAGCGGCATGATTTCCTATTTTGAAATCTGGGACAGCGTGACCTGGGAGAAAGAAAACCTTCCGGCGGAAGAAGACTTCAAAGGATTTGAGCTGAACCAGCTGGAAAGCGGGTTCTTTTGATGCCCTCTCTGACCCTGCGTATAAAAAAATATCCTGAATGTGAAACCGCAAATCTCCCTGCCCGTCACCGTGACCGTAAATGAATAAAGCTCCCGGCCAGTGTCATGTCCCTGTTCTCCTTGACGAGGTCCTGGAGTATCTGCAGCCGGTGAGTGCAGGTATCTATGTCGATGGCAATCTTGGTCTTGGCGGCCATTCGGCGGCAATACTTGAACAGAGTTCGCCCGACGGAAGGGTGATAGGTTTTGACTGGGACAGCAATGCATTGAGTATGGCTGAAAAAAGGCTGGCTCCTTATGGAGAAAGGTTCTGCGGCTTCAGGAAGAATTTTACGGAGATCGGGCCGGTCCTTGAAGAACTTGGGGTGTCGGGAGTGGACGGCATTCTGCTTGACCTTGGCCTTTCTTCATTACAGCTGGACAGCGAAGAGCGGGGGTTCAGTTTCAAAGGAGAAGCGCTACTGGATATGCGGATGGATGATCGGCACCATGAAACCGCCGCAGATCTGCTGAACACCCTGACCGAGGAAGAGCTTGCCGATCTTTTTTATTATTACGGTGAAGAGCGGCAGGCGCGAAGGATTGCCGGTGCGGTTGTCAATGCCAGGGTCAAGACTCCCTTCGAGACTACTGACCAGTTGGTGGAACTTGTAGAGAGAGCAATCCCCAGGCGTTTTCATCCACCAAAGATCCACGTGGCGACAAAGATTTTTCAGGCGTTGCGGATCGCGGTCAACCGGGAGCTTGACAATCTGGACACCGTTTTGAAACTGGGGCCTGGATTTTTGCGCGGAGGAGGCAGATTCTGCGTTATCTCATTTCACTCCCTGGAAGACAGGATGGTGAAGAGGGCATTTAATGATGATGCCCGCTTAAAGGTTGTGACCAGGAAACCGGTCAGACCTACGGAGGAAGAATGTCGACAGAACCCAAGGTCCAGAAGCGCCAGATTCCGGGTGGCAGAAAAACTCGACCCGTAACCAGATCCTCCCGCAGTGAACGGTCGGGCAATGGCCGGTTGAACCGGCGGATTATAAAATCCGGTGGCAAAAATGATGATAAAGACAGATTTTTGAAGATTGTCGGCATGGTTCTGGCGGTAACGGTGATCATTGGTGTCGTGAGCAGCATCTGGTTCGGCTGGAAAATCAGGGCCGGGCTGACGGATCTGAGTCGGGAAACGGTTGCCGCCGGAAAGCTTGAAGAGAAATATCAGGCCATGGAAGCCCGGCGGACCGAGCTGATGGCAAAAGATATGATTGAAAAGAAGGCCTCTCTGTTGGGGCTTGGAAAGCCGGTTCCCGGGCAGATAGTCCGGCCTTAGGTGCAGCCGCAAATGAAAGATGTCCCCGGAAAAGCAGGGAAAAGAAACATTGCCCTTGCCATTGGAATTCTTTTTCTCATTGCCTGGCTTGGCGCGCTGGTGGTGGCGATCAAGGACACCTTTTTCACCCCGAGAACCATTGTCGCGAAGTCGTTTGCTGAAGATCTCCAGATGTCCGGTGCAACAACGGCAACCAGATACAAGATTCTCGACCGGCGGCATGAGGAACTCGCCGTCAGTTTCAGAATGAATTCGGTTTACGCAAGACCCCTTGAGATTGCCGATCCCGAAAAAGGGGTCGCTTTCCTGGCTGAAACACTGGAGCTTGATGAGAAAATGCTGTTGCGTGAACTGCGGGCCGAAAGAAGTTTTGTC of the Pseudomonadota bacterium genome contains:
- the rsmH gene encoding 16S rRNA (cytosine(1402)-N(4))-methyltransferase RsmH, with amino-acid sequence MNKAPGQCHVPVLLDEVLEYLQPVSAGIYVDGNLGLGGHSAAILEQSSPDGRVIGFDWDSNALSMAEKRLAPYGERFCGFRKNFTEIGPVLEELGVSGVDGILLDLGLSSLQLDSEERGFSFKGEALLDMRMDDRHHETAADLLNTLTEEELADLFYYYGEERQARRIAGAVVNARVKTPFETTDQLVELVERAIPRRFHPPKIHVATKIFQALRIAVNRELDNLDTVLKLGPGFLRGGGRFCVISFHSLEDRMVKRAFNDDARLKVVTRKPVRPTEEECRQNPRSRSARFRVAEKLDP
- the mraZ gene encoding division/cell wall cluster transcriptional repressor MraZ, whose translation is MIVTEERLVKNPVHHFRGRSDHTLDGKGRINIPTRFREVLRLQFNNERLMVFPWRNCLKAYPLSRWEELELSLLATGKKHPETIKMVRFMVGGVVECPVDKQGRILLPAKMRADCGISKEVLVSGMISYFEIWDSVTWEKENLPAEEDFKGFELNQLESGFF
- the typA gene encoding translational GTPase TypA, whose protein sequence is MQQSKIRNVAIIAHVDHGKTTLVDKLFKHSGMFRENQDISERLMDSMDLERERGITIASKNGSFIFKDHWINIIDTPGHADFGGQVERVLRMADGCLLLVDAQEGPMPQTYFVLKKALGAKLPIIVVINKIDKPAARCAWVVDQVFDLFVKLEAPDELLDFPIVYASAKEGYATYDPAIRGDSMEPVCQMILDHTPAPSGSPDNPLQMQVNTLDYSQYLGRLGIGKVVNGTLRINENIVCARRDGTLSPVRITKIFRFESDQKVPVNKAETGEIVAVAGLEDITVGVTFTDPENPMPLPLIEIDPPTISMNFIPNDSPFAGREGKYVTSRHLHDRLQREILADVALRVEPLTDSTGYRVSGRGELHLSILIEKMRRENFEFQVTRPQVIMKVENGRTLEPYEELTIDVDDEFKGAVIEKLGKLKGQMLEMDMERSMVRLVYKIPTRGLLGFRSQFMTDTKGMGMMNYVFDQYGPHAGEIVNRVNGALIVMEECTTVAYALFNLQDRGRLFLGAGEKVYKGQIIGENARKEDMVVNPAKGKKLTNMRASGSDENVVLTPPVNMSLEDCIAYINDDELVEVTPKSIRLRKRAVPNRV